One genomic segment of Clostridium estertheticum subsp. estertheticum includes these proteins:
- a CDS encoding ABC transporter ATP-binding protein, translated as MTEVLKIENLRKVYGSKFGGVKYTALDNINLKVENGEFVAIMGPSGSGKTTFLNVISTIDKPTSGSVLISGDDITKLKEPNLSKFRREKLGFIFQDFNLLDTMTLKENIVLPLALSKTPYKTIKTKLQEISIKLGINDILNKYPYEVSGGQKQRAAAARAMITQPSMVLADEPTGALDSKASKELLGCLENLNDKNKATIIMVTHDAFAASYCKRIIFIKDGKLFNEIYKGDKSRKDFYQNILKILSVIGGDTDDLN; from the coding sequence ATGACAGAAGTGTTAAAAATAGAAAATCTAAGAAAAGTTTACGGATCAAAATTTGGAGGTGTAAAATATACAGCACTTGATAATATAAATTTGAAAGTAGAAAATGGTGAATTTGTAGCAATAATGGGACCATCTGGTTCAGGAAAAACAACTTTTTTAAATGTAATATCAACTATTGATAAACCAACTTCAGGAAGTGTTTTAATAAGCGGTGATGACATAACCAAGCTAAAGGAGCCAAATTTGTCTAAGTTTAGAAGGGAAAAACTAGGGTTTATTTTTCAAGACTTTAATTTACTTGATACTATGACGCTAAAGGAAAATATTGTACTTCCCTTGGCTTTATCGAAAACTCCTTATAAGACTATAAAGACAAAGTTACAAGAAATAAGTATTAAGCTTGGAATTAATGATATATTAAACAAATATCCTTATGAGGTATCGGGCGGACAAAAGCAAAGAGCAGCTGCTGCAAGGGCAATGATTACGCAACCTTCTATGGTACTTGCTGATGAACCTACAGGAGCTCTAGATTCTAAAGCTTCCAAAGAATTACTAGGCTGCCTCGAAAATTTAAATGATAAAAATAAAGCTACAATTATTATGGTTACTCATGATGCCTTTGCAGCATCTTATTGTAAGCGAATTATATTTATTAAAGATGGTAAACTATTTAATGAAATTTATAAAGGGGATAAATCAAGGAAGGATTTCTATCAGAATATATTAAAGATTCTTTCAGTCATAGGAGGAGATACAGATGACCTTAATTAG